From Salinirubellus salinus, the proteins below share one genomic window:
- the sucC gene encoding ADP-forming succinate--CoA ligase subunit beta, with protein sequence MKLHEYQAKGVFADAGVPTPKSALASTVDEAVDAADEVGYPCAVKAQVQVGGRGKAGGIELVDDEDELREAAERIIGMDLKGLHVDRVLVEEAVDFVDELYVGVTMDRGEGKPVVMVSTEGGVDIEQVAEENPEAIAREHVDPAFGLHPYQARRAVFSAGVDRDVATDVARVLTTLYSLWDDKDGTDAEINPLMITSDREVIAADAVMNVDDDALFRHPDLQEMEEEGDVGGDELEQKADEYGFDYVRLSGNVGIIGNGAGLVMTTLDLVDYYGGSPANFLDIGGGAKAERVTNALDMVFSDENVDSVVFNIFGGITRGDEVAKGINEALESFDEIPKPVVVRLAGTNAEEGMEILNTDLVTVEATLESAVQRAVEYAEEEA encoded by the coding sequence ATGAAACTCCACGAGTACCAGGCGAAGGGAGTCTTCGCCGACGCGGGGGTCCCGACGCCGAAGTCGGCGCTCGCCTCGACGGTCGACGAGGCCGTCGACGCGGCCGACGAGGTCGGCTACCCCTGTGCGGTGAAGGCGCAGGTACAGGTCGGTGGCCGTGGGAAGGCCGGCGGTATCGAACTCGTCGACGACGAGGACGAACTCCGCGAGGCCGCCGAGCGCATCATCGGCATGGACCTCAAGGGCCTGCACGTCGACCGCGTCCTCGTCGAGGAGGCCGTCGACTTCGTCGACGAACTCTACGTCGGCGTGACGATGGACCGCGGCGAGGGCAAGCCGGTCGTCATGGTCTCGACCGAGGGTGGCGTCGACATCGAGCAGGTGGCCGAGGAGAACCCCGAGGCCATCGCTCGCGAACACGTCGATCCGGCGTTCGGCCTGCACCCGTATCAGGCCCGCCGCGCCGTCTTCTCGGCTGGCGTCGACCGTGACGTGGCCACGGACGTGGCGCGCGTGCTGACCACGCTCTACAGCCTGTGGGACGACAAGGACGGCACGGACGCCGAGATCAACCCGCTGATGATCACGAGCGACCGCGAGGTGATCGCGGCCGACGCCGTCATGAACGTCGACGACGACGCGCTGTTCCGCCACCCCGACCTCCAGGAGATGGAGGAGGAGGGCGACGTCGGCGGCGACGAACTCGAGCAGAAGGCCGACGAGTACGGCTTCGACTACGTCCGACTCTCGGGCAACGTCGGCATCATCGGCAACGGCGCGGGCCTCGTGATGACGACGCTCGACCTCGTGGACTACTACGGCGGCTCGCCGGCGAACTTCCTCGACATCGGTGGCGGGGCGAAGGCCGAACGTGTGACGAACGCGCTCGACATGGTGTTCTCCGACGAGAACGTCGATTCGGTCGTCTTCAACATCTTCGGCGGCATCACCCGCGGCGACGAGGTGGCGAAGGGTATCAACGAGGCACTCGAGAGCTTCGACGAGATCCCCAAGCCCGTCGTCGTCCGTCTCGCGGGGACGAACGCCGAGGAGGGGATGGAGATTCTGAACACCGACCTCGTCACGGTGGAGGCCACGCTCGAGTCGGCCGTCCAGCGTGCGGTCGAGTACGCGGAGGAGGAAGCATGA
- a CDS encoding SDR family NAD(P)-dependent oxidoreductase: MHEADFGVDGQSVVVTGASQGIGRTIAETFAAGGADVAICSRSQDRIDPVAEQIEAETDARCLAVECNVRERDEVEAFFEAVNDEFGGIDTLVNNAGGEFVAAFDDISPNGWNAIVDLNLGGTFHCTQVASQYMREDGGGVVVNMSSVNGQHAAPNESHYSASKAAIIRLTETLSVEYASHGIRVVCVAPGLIQTPGVAETLGIQSEDMPPREAVDRRIGHTEDIADVVQFLASPAAAFVNGETYTVKGVPRAGNSMSADLGLQ; encoded by the coding sequence ATGCACGAGGCCGACTTCGGCGTCGATGGACAGTCTGTCGTGGTGACAGGTGCGAGTCAGGGTATCGGCCGCACCATCGCGGAGACGTTCGCCGCCGGCGGGGCGGACGTGGCTATCTGCTCGCGCAGTCAGGACCGTATCGACCCGGTCGCCGAGCAGATCGAGGCCGAGACCGACGCGCGCTGTCTCGCCGTCGAGTGTAACGTCCGCGAACGCGACGAGGTGGAGGCGTTCTTCGAGGCCGTGAACGATGAGTTCGGTGGCATCGACACGCTCGTCAACAACGCCGGCGGCGAGTTCGTCGCCGCGTTCGACGACATCTCGCCCAACGGCTGGAACGCCATCGTCGACCTGAACCTCGGCGGCACCTTCCACTGCACGCAGGTCGCCAGCCAGTACATGCGCGAGGACGGTGGTGGCGTCGTCGTGAACATGTCCAGTGTGAACGGGCAGCACGCCGCCCCCAACGAGTCGCACTACTCGGCCTCGAAGGCCGCCATCATCCGACTGACCGAGACGCTCAGCGTGGAGTACGCGAGCCACGGCATCCGGGTGGTCTGTGTCGCCCCCGGCCTCATCCAGACCCCCGGCGTGGCCGAGACGCTCGGCATCCAGTCCGAGGACATGCCGCCGCGAGAGGCCGTCGACCGCCGCATCGGCCACACCGAGGACATCGCCGACGTGGTCCAGTTCCTCGCCTCGCCCGCCGCCGCGTTCGTCAACGGCGAGACGTACACGGTGAAGGGTGTCCCGCGTGCCGGGAACTCGATGAGCGCGGACCTCGGCCTGCAGTAA
- the panB gene encoding 3-methyl-2-oxobutanoate hydroxymethyltransferase, protein MSRNTLRTIRKRYEDDEPLTMLTAYDAPIARLVDRGGVDMILVGDSAGHNHLGYEDTMPVTMDEAVSNTAAVVRGTENAFVIGDMPFGSYGASMEQSVENASRFMKEAGADAVKLETAPGGETTIELIERFTELGIPVQGHLGLTPQHMNQLGGAVVQGREGPDSEYADLLVETAQRLEEAGVFTLVIEATTEAVAKRVSESVDVPTIGIGAGRYTDGQVLVVNDVLGLGGEGYSLAKEYVNLDEIIEDAISEFVGDVREGRFPTAANAYEPMDAE, encoded by the coding sequence ATGTCGCGGAACACGCTCCGGACCATCCGAAAGCGGTACGAGGACGACGAACCGCTGACGATGCTGACCGCCTACGACGCACCCATCGCCCGTCTCGTGGACCGCGGCGGCGTCGACATGATCCTCGTCGGCGACAGCGCTGGCCACAACCACCTCGGCTACGAGGACACGATGCCCGTCACGATGGACGAGGCCGTCTCGAACACGGCGGCCGTCGTCCGCGGCACCGAGAACGCCTTCGTCATCGGCGACATGCCGTTCGGTTCCTACGGCGCCTCGATGGAGCAGTCCGTCGAGAACGCCAGCCGCTTCATGAAGGAGGCCGGTGCCGACGCCGTGAAACTGGAGACCGCGCCCGGTGGAGAGACCACCATCGAACTCATCGAGCGGTTCACCGAACTCGGCATCCCGGTCCAGGGCCACCTCGGGCTGACGCCACAGCACATGAACCAGCTGGGCGGTGCGGTCGTGCAGGGGCGCGAGGGGCCGGACTCGGAGTACGCGGACCTCCTCGTGGAGACCGCCCAGCGGCTGGAGGAGGCCGGCGTGTTCACGCTCGTCATCGAGGCGACGACCGAGGCCGTCGCCAAGCGCGTGAGCGAGAGCGTCGACGTCCCCACCATCGGCATCGGCGCCGGCCGCTACACCGACGGGCAGGTGCTCGTCGTCAACGACGTGCTCGGCCTCGGGGGCGAGGGGTACAGTCTCGCGAAGGAGTACGTCAACCTCGACGAGATCATCGAGGACGCCATCTCGGAGTTCGTAGGGGACGTGCGCGAGGGGCGGTTCCCGACGGCGGCGAACGCGTACGAGCCGATGGACGCGGAGTAG
- the sucD gene encoding succinate--CoA ligase subunit alpha, with protein sequence MSILVDDDTRVVVQGITGGEGKFHTGQMMEYGTNVVAGAVPGRGGQEVEGVPVYDTVSEAAREEDANASVIFVPPAFAGDAMFEALDSPVDLAVAITEGVPQQDMAKVYRRLGETDTYLVGPNCPGLITPGAAKLGILPGNIFSEGDVGLVSRSGTLTYQVVDSLTKRGIGQTTAVGIGGDPIIGTDFVDALELFENDPDTKAVVMCGEIGGEDEEEAADYIAEYMDTPVAGFIAGRTAPPGKRMGHAGAIVSGSGTGTAESKIEALNDAGVPVGDTPEEVADAVEEFI encoded by the coding sequence ATGAGCATTCTAGTCGACGACGACACGCGCGTGGTGGTACAGGGCATCACCGGCGGTGAGGGGAAGTTCCACACCGGCCAGATGATGGAGTACGGCACGAACGTGGTCGCTGGCGCGGTGCCCGGCCGCGGCGGCCAGGAGGTCGAAGGTGTCCCCGTCTACGACACCGTCTCCGAAGCGGCGCGCGAGGAGGACGCCAACGCGAGCGTCATCTTCGTCCCGCCGGCGTTCGCCGGTGACGCGATGTTCGAGGCGCTCGACTCCCCGGTCGACCTCGCGGTCGCCATCACCGAGGGCGTCCCGCAGCAGGACATGGCGAAGGTCTACCGCCGCCTCGGCGAGACGGACACCTACCTCGTGGGGCCGAACTGCCCCGGCCTCATCACGCCGGGCGCGGCGAAGCTCGGCATCCTCCCGGGGAACATCTTCTCGGAGGGTGACGTCGGGCTCGTCTCCCGCTCGGGCACGCTGACCTACCAGGTGGTCGACTCGCTCACGAAGCGCGGCATCGGCCAGACCACCGCGGTCGGTATCGGTGGCGACCCCATCATCGGGACGGACTTCGTCGACGCGCTGGAACTGTTCGAGAACGACCCGGACACGAAGGCCGTCGTGATGTGCGGCGAGATCGGCGGCGAGGACGAGGAGGAGGCCGCCGACTACATCGCGGAGTACATGGACACCCCGGTCGCCGGATTCATCGCCGGCCGCACCGCCCCGCCGGGCAAGCGGATGGGCCACGCGGGCGCCATCGTCTCCGGCAGTGGAACCGGCACCGCCGAGTCGAAGATCGAGGCGCTCAACGACGCCGGCGTCCCCGTGGGCGACACGCCCGAAGAGGTCGCCGACGCCGTCGAGGAGTTCATCTAA
- a CDS encoding lipopolysaccharide biosynthesis protein translates to MAADTSPPTGRVDACEVPEEAVPEGPVPETDPVEARLADALERVAHGAVVSVPSVLLEQGLALAFTATLTNGFSAAAYGVFVVARRFQAVLLSLSMGVRGGISRYLPSAATDAERDVVATFGTALQVGVAALFGVALYLAAPAIASLTPGVTADAGIATFVGYLRVFALGLPGVVWLFAVVTILRGLEEVGALNVLQRVAFPFAQLGVGLAGVLLFDRLLVVAVGVVVVSALVGTVGAVWLWLRRGLRPRLREPDARGLQRRYVRFVAPLFLASFATTAQRLGFYPLLALFLSGTAGGIFAVGVLVGHLVRLPLVGINQFVPPVAAALNDEGHHEALSRLYHVSSRLVLLATTGLAVPAIVYRRSVMALFGPAFVEAAWLLPGFVIAQFGACAAGSVGILLTMTDNQRGLLVVNTVVTVILAVVSIPLTIEFGLPGLVASYLLMLTLNNGLEILVLYRAEGLQPFTRAHVRPLLAAVPFVGVALGMRLALGGGAATAVLGTALGLCAYGVALGVQGFEPAERRLVGSLAGRYRRALREVLSSQS, encoded by the coding sequence GTGGCCGCCGACACCAGTCCACCCACCGGTAGGGTCGACGCCTGCGAGGTGCCCGAGGAGGCAGTGCCGGAGGGGCCCGTGCCCGAGACGGACCCCGTAGAGGCACGACTCGCGGACGCGCTCGAACGGGTCGCCCACGGTGCCGTCGTCTCGGTGCCGAGCGTCCTCCTCGAACAGGGGCTCGCGCTGGCGTTCACCGCGACGCTGACCAACGGGTTCAGCGCGGCGGCCTACGGCGTGTTCGTCGTCGCCCGCCGGTTCCAGGCGGTCCTCCTGAGCCTCTCGATGGGCGTCCGTGGCGGCATCAGCCGCTACCTCCCGTCGGCAGCGACCGACGCCGAGCGCGACGTCGTCGCCACCTTCGGCACCGCCCTGCAGGTCGGCGTCGCCGCCCTCTTCGGCGTGGCGCTCTACCTCGCGGCCCCCGCCATCGCGTCGCTGACGCCGGGCGTCACCGCCGACGCCGGCATCGCGACGTTCGTCGGCTACCTCCGGGTGTTCGCGCTCGGTCTCCCCGGCGTGGTGTGGCTCTTCGCCGTCGTCACCATCCTCCGGGGGCTGGAGGAGGTGGGCGCGTTGAACGTCCTGCAACGGGTCGCGTTCCCGTTCGCACAGCTCGGTGTCGGCCTCGCGGGCGTCCTCCTGTTCGACCGTCTGCTCGTCGTCGCCGTCGGCGTCGTCGTCGTCTCCGCACTCGTCGGGACGGTCGGTGCCGTGTGGCTCTGGCTCCGGCGTGGACTCCGCCCCCGACTGCGTGAGCCAGATGCACGGGGGCTCCAGCGCCGCTACGTCCGGTTCGTCGCCCCGCTGTTCCTCGCCTCGTTCGCCACCACCGCGCAGCGACTCGGGTTCTATCCCCTCCTCGCCCTCTTCCTCAGCGGGACCGCCGGTGGCATCTTCGCCGTCGGCGTCCTCGTCGGGCACCTCGTCCGACTGCCGCTGGTCGGCATCAACCAGTTCGTCCCGCCCGTCGCGGCCGCGCTCAACGACGAGGGGCACCACGAGGCCCTCTCGCGGCTCTACCACGTCTCCAGCCGACTCGTCCTCCTCGCCACGACGGGCCTCGCGGTGCCGGCCATCGTCTACCGGCGCTCGGTGATGGCCCTGTTCGGTCCCGCGTTCGTCGAGGCCGCGTGGCTGCTCCCCGGGTTCGTCATCGCCCAGTTCGGTGCCTGTGCCGCCGGGAGCGTCGGCATCCTCCTGACGATGACCGACAACCAGCGCGGCCTGCTCGTGGTCAACACCGTGGTCACCGTCATCCTCGCCGTCGTCTCCATCCCCCTGACCATCGAGTTCGGCCTCCCCGGCCTCGTTGCCAGCTACCTGCTGATGCTCACCCTGAACAACGGGCTGGAGATACTCGTCCTCTACCGGGCCGAGGGCCTCCAGCCGTTCACCCGTGCCCACGTCCGGCCGCTCCTCGCCGCGGTGCCGTTCGTCGGGGTGGCGCTCGGGATGCGACTGGCGCTCGGCGGGGGTGCCGCCACCGCAGTCCTGGGGACAGCCCTCGGGCTGTGCGCCTACGGAGTGGCGCTCGGGGTGCAGGGGTTCGAACCTGCGGAACGGCGCCTCGTCGGGTCGCTCGCCGGGCGCTACCGACGGGCGCTCCGCGAGGTGCTGTCGTCCCAGTCTTGA
- a CDS encoding DUF1028 domain-containing protein has product MPTPRPSTFSIVARDPDHDAVGVAVQSKFVSVGSVVPFVSADAGAIATQSFANVAYGPNGLDLLREGHSASETVEALTEADDEAPSRQVGVVGADGSVAAFTGEECFDVAGDLQGEHYTVQGNILENHETLEAMADAFETTAGGLPERLLAALHAGNEAGGDSRGEQSAAMYVAKPEGGYDGGNDRWIDVRVDDHEHPIDELERVFKIYDVTLLERAEPEETRSLEGETAEAVLATLAEMGFYEGTPSGAFGDTEHEALEAFRGMANFENHSLPVLEDALARGWDAAEGTGEERMVDAIWNGLSRLERT; this is encoded by the coding sequence ATGCCGACACCACGGCCCAGCACGTTCTCTATCGTCGCCCGGGACCCGGACCACGACGCCGTCGGCGTCGCCGTCCAGTCGAAGTTCGTCAGCGTCGGGAGCGTCGTCCCCTTCGTGAGCGCCGACGCGGGAGCCATCGCCACGCAGTCGTTCGCCAACGTCGCCTACGGCCCGAACGGGCTGGACCTGTTGCGCGAGGGTCACAGCGCGAGCGAGACCGTCGAGGCGCTGACCGAGGCCGACGACGAGGCTCCCTCCCGGCAGGTCGGCGTCGTCGGTGCCGACGGCTCCGTCGCCGCGTTCACCGGCGAGGAGTGTTTCGACGTGGCCGGTGACCTCCAGGGCGAGCACTACACCGTCCAGGGGAACATCCTCGAGAACCACGAGACGCTCGAGGCGATGGCCGACGCCTTCGAGACCACCGCCGGCGGCCTGCCCGAGCGACTGCTGGCGGCGCTCCACGCCGGCAACGAAGCCGGTGGCGACTCCCGCGGCGAGCAGAGCGCGGCGATGTACGTCGCCAAGCCCGAGGGAGGCTACGACGGCGGCAACGACCGCTGGATCGACGTGCGCGTCGACGACCACGAGCACCCCATCGACGAACTCGAGCGCGTGTTCAAGATATACGACGTGACCCTGCTGGAGCGGGCCGAACCCGAGGAGACGCGCTCGCTCGAGGGCGAGACCGCCGAGGCGGTGCTGGCGACGCTCGCCGAGATGGGATTCTACGAGGGTACGCCGAGCGGCGCGTTCGGTGACACCGAACACGAGGCCCTCGAGGCGTTCCGCGGGATGGCCAACTTCGAGAACCACTCGCTACCCGTCCTCGAGGACGCCCTCGCCCGTGGGTGGGACGCGGCGGAGGGTACGGGCGAGGAGCGGATGGTCGACGCCATCTGGAACGGGCTGTCGCGGCTGGAGCGGACGTAG
- a CDS encoding cytochrome P450, whose amino-acid sequence MSADPPGPKGVPLLGNTGQYARDPFRFMTAVGEAYGDLARLELAGEPTFMLTNPADIETVLVGDGDSFVKPEFGGDDAVENLLGNGLLTSEGEFWRDQRRLAGQAFDPNRISDLAGMMVEHTESMVERWEPGEPIDVRTELAKVTVRIIVNAMFGTDVDRETTERVQAALEPLGERFEPDPLRFLTPNWLPTAENRSFGESVRTLEGVLDDIVAERRAAGYAEGDDLLSVLLRAQDRGEQADSTLRDEMMTMLLAGHDTTALTLTYTYYLLGKHSEAKARLHEEVDAVDGRPTAADAMGFEYTSNVLNEAMRLYPPVYVLFRSPTRDVEFGGYHVPEGAFLMLPQWVVHRSERYWEDPLAFDPDRWDRRERHRFAFFPFGGGKRICIGKQFSLLESKLILATVARHYDLELVDDGELTLRPTLTMHPADPVEVVPRPR is encoded by the coding sequence ATGTCGGCAGACCCGCCCGGCCCGAAGGGGGTCCCCCTGCTCGGGAACACGGGCCAGTACGCCCGCGACCCGTTCCGGTTCATGACCGCCGTGGGTGAGGCCTACGGCGACCTTGCTCGCCTCGAACTGGCCGGCGAACCCACGTTCATGCTCACGAACCCGGCAGACATCGAGACGGTGCTCGTCGGGGACGGCGACTCGTTCGTCAAGCCGGAGTTCGGCGGCGACGACGCCGTCGAGAACCTCCTCGGGAACGGCCTGCTCACCAGCGAGGGCGAGTTCTGGCGTGACCAGCGCCGCCTCGCCGGGCAGGCGTTCGACCCGAACCGCATCTCGGACCTCGCGGGGATGATGGTCGAGCACACCGAGTCGATGGTCGAACGCTGGGAGCCGGGCGAACCCATCGACGTCCGCACGGAGCTCGCGAAGGTGACGGTCCGCATCATCGTGAACGCGATGTTCGGCACCGACGTCGACCGCGAGACGACCGAGCGGGTCCAGGCGGCGCTCGAACCGCTGGGCGAGCGGTTCGAACCCGACCCGCTACGGTTCCTCACGCCGAACTGGCTCCCGACGGCGGAGAACCGCTCGTTCGGCGAGTCGGTCCGGACGCTAGAGGGCGTCCTCGACGACATCGTCGCCGAGCGGCGCGCCGCAGGCTACGCGGAGGGCGACGACCTGCTCTCGGTGCTCTTGCGGGCACAGGACCGGGGCGAGCAGGCCGACAGCACCCTGCGCGACGAGATGATGACGATGCTGTTGGCGGGCCACGACACCACCGCGCTCACGCTCACCTACACCTACTACCTGCTCGGCAAGCACTCCGAGGCGAAGGCCCGACTCCACGAGGAGGTGGACGCGGTGGACGGCCGACCCACGGCCGCCGACGCGATGGGGTTCGAGTACACCTCGAACGTGCTGAACGAAGCGATGCGGCTCTACCCGCCGGTGTACGTGCTGTTCCGGTCACCGACCCGCGACGTGGAGTTCGGCGGCTACCACGTCCCTGAGGGCGCGTTCCTGATGCTCCCGCAGTGGGTCGTCCACCGGAGCGAACGGTACTGGGAGGACCCGCTGGCGTTCGACCCGGACCGCTGGGACCGGCGGGAGCGCCACCGCTTCGCATTCTTCCCGTTCGGCGGCGGCAAGCGCATCTGCATCGGAAAGCAGTTCTCGCTCCTCGAGTCGAAGCTCATCCTCGCGACGGTGGCGAGACACTACGACCTCGAACTGGTCGACGACGGTGAGTTGACGCTCCGGCCGACGCTGACGATGCACCCGGCCGACCCCGTCGAGGTCGTCCCGCGGCCTCGCTGA